The stretch of DNA TTAAATTTACCTACTTCTAATCTAACACCGATTCCTAGCCCTAATACACATATAGGAATCTCCAAATTTTTTATCAACGAAGTTAATCTTTTCATATGTCCAATTTGTTTTGGTTTTAAAAAATCCGCAACAGGAAGCACAAATGCATCGAATTCATTATTTATAGTTTCGGCAACATTCTTTTTATAAGATTGTCTTGAACCAATCAAATAGCTATCTGGAGTTATAGATGTATTTGGTGTTGAAATTAGTTTATATACTGAATCAGAAATTAAATAAAATCCTACATTATGTCCAAAAGTACTACGATTTCTAAAAGACAATGTAGCTTCAGGAGAAATGTTTGTAAAATAATCTTTCCCTGCTCTAATTAAAATATTTTTCATTAAATTCATTCCCCATAAAATAAAAATAGAAAACTAAAGTTTATGCATATTGATTAAGACTTTATAATATTTTATTTTTTTATAATACTTTAGATTGTAAATTATGATAAGTAATTATAATATATAGGTGCCGGTATAAATACTTCACGAAGGTTGAATATGTATGTTCTGTTTTAATTGAAATGCTAGTGGATAGTTGGTTTTTATATTCTTTACTAATAATGGGTTTTATATATTATTTACAAATAATAGTAAAACTATTATATCAAATGTTGTTTGATGAGATAATATATGAACTTGTATTGAATAGATACTTTAATTTGTATTATACTTTAGTTATTTATCATATTAAATGTTTGAAAATTTATAATATAAATAGAAATTTATAATATAAATATCATTAATAGAAACTTATAAATTAGCATAAAATAATTTATATTAAGTAAACTATATATTTTTTATATAAAAAACTATACTTATATCAATAATTTTAATATATCTGTATTAATATATTCATATTAATGTTTTTAATGTATATTAAAATTTAAAATATTAGAATTATACAATATTATATTTTAAAAATATTGAAATTTTATAATAAATATTATATATTTTTATTATATTATATATCTTTATTAATTTTATCCAGCAATTTAATGAAACAGGAGATACTATGATATTTGCAGCTATATTAGCAGGTGGAACTGGAACTAGAATGGGAAACGTTGGAAAACCTAAACAATTTCTTTTATTAGGTGATAAACCAATTATAATACACACAATAGAGAAATTTTATATAAATCAAAATTTTGAAGGAATCATTGTTTTATGTCCAAAACAGTGGGTTAGTCATACAGAGGATCTTATATCAAAATATATTCCAGATTCAAAGTCAATAAAAGTAATTGAAGGTGGAAATCTTAGAAATGATACTATAATGAATGCAATTTTATATATTGAGAATAATTTTGACATAAATGAAGATTCGATTATTGTGACTCATGACTCTGTGAGACCTTTTTTAACTCATAGAATAATTGAGGAAAATATTAAATATACAAAGGAATATGGTGCTTGTGATACTGTAATTCCTGCTACAGATACTATTGTAAAAAGTGAAGATAATAAATTTATTAATAGTATTCCAAATAGAAAACATATGTATCAAGGACAAACACCACAATCATTCAAGATTAATAAATTAAAACAACTTTATAATAATATACCTAAAGAACAAAAAGAAATATTGACTGATGCTTGTAAAATATTCTCAATAAACAATGAGAAAGTATTTCTTGTTAAAGGGGAAATAACCAATATTAAAATCACTTACCCTTATGACTTAAGAGTTGCTAATTCTATTTTAAAATAATTCAGCACAGATTTAAACATTATTAAATTAAGAAATAATCAATTAATGAACAATATATGAATTTATATATTCTGAATTTTTAGAGTGAAATAATGATTAACATTATATATAAATTAGTTTCTCCAAAACTATTTGAGGAAGTTTATGATGAGGCAACTGATTTAGATAATAAAGTAGTTGTAAGGCCAACTCATTTATCAATATGTCAGGCTGATCAAAGATATTTTCAAGGAAATAGAGATCCTGAAACTTTAAATGAAAAATTACCTATGGCATTAATTCATGAAGGAATAGGAGAAGTAATTAATGACAATACTGGAACTTTTAATGAAGGAGATTTAGTTGTTATTATTCCAAATACTCCTACTGAAGAGGATGATATAATAGCTGAAAACTATTTGAGGTCAAGCAATTTCAGAGCTAGTGGTTTTGATGGATTTATGCAGGATTATATAATTTCTGATTCAGATAGACTTGTAAAAATATCAAAAGATATTAATAGAGAAGTAGCTTCATTTACAGAACTTATTAGTGTTAGTGTTCATTCAATTGATAGATTTTCTAATTTTTCACATAAAAGAAAAAAGATAATTGGAGTTTGGGGAGATGGAAATCTAGGATATATAACCTCTCTTTTACTTAAAATATTCTTTCCAGAATCCAAAATCATAGTATTTGGAAAAAACAATGAAAAACTAAATTTATTTACATTTGCCGATGAAACATTCAGAATAAATGAAGTTCCAGATGAAATAAAAATAGATCATGCATTTGAATGTGTGGGTGGAAGGGGTTCCCAACCAGCTATTAATCAAATAATAGATTTAATAAATCCTGAAGGAACAATATCTCTTTTAGGTGTTTCTGAATATGATGTACCAATGAATACAAGGATGATATTAGAGAAAGGATTACTTTTATTTGGAACAAGTAGAAGTGGTCGCAGTGATTTTATTAAAACAATTGAAATTTTTAAAGAACACCCAAAAATATTAAAATATTTGGAGAATATTATAAATGATATTATTGAAATTAGAACTCTTAATGATATTAATCTAGCTTTTGAAAAAGATTTTAATTCTAGCTTTGGAAAAACTGTTTTAATTTGGAATAAATAGCATTTTTCTTATATGAATTCAATATTGTATTCCTAAATATTAAAAGTTAATAACTATTTAGTAGATATAATAAAACAAACTAAAATTATATATTTTTATTATATGAATGTTAGAATATGCTAAAAAATTCTATAATTAATTTAAGTTTATAATTAAGTTTATTAATTAATATAACTATTAAAATTTATAATTTAAATAGCTACTAAAATTCATAATTTAAAACTTATTTTAGAATATATAAATTAAATACTATATTTGCTATATATTTTAAATACTATACTTATCAATATTTTAAATACTATATTTATCAAATTAAATTAATATAACATTAATTGTTTAATCATTAATAAAATATTAAATTGTTTAATCATTAATAAAAACATCTTAAATATCATTAAATTTTCTTGATTGGAGTTAATCTATGGCTTTTGGAAATATTATGGATAATAGATTCATTCAAAACTTTATGAAGTACAGATATTTACTGTATGAGCTTGTTAAAAAGAGTGTGAAGTTAGAGTATAGAAGATCGTTTTTAGGTGTTTTTTGGATTTTTTTAAGTCCATTACTATATACAATAGTTTTGAGTATAGTATTCTCTACATTTCTAGGAAAATCTGTTGAAAATTACCCAGTCTATCTTTTATGTGGTAGATTAGCATTTGACTTCTTTTCAGGAGGATCGAAAGCGGCTTTAAGGTCATTAAAAAAAGCCACTATTATTAAAAGAATTTATGTCCCAAAATATATTTATCCATTAGCTAGTGTTCTTGGAAAATATGTTACTTTTATAATGTCTTTAATAGTTTTAGCTCTACTTGTAATTGTTACAGGTGTTGTATTAACTTGGCATATCTTTTTTGTGATAATACCTTTTGCACTTTTATTTTTCATGACATTAGGTGTTGGATTAACTCTTGCTACTATTGTAATGTTCTTTAGAGATGTTCAACATTTCTGGGGAGTTTTTACAACCTTACTTATGTGGGGTAGTGCATTATTTTATCCAGTATCAGTTGTTCCAGAAAAATATCAATTTATTTTTGATTATAATCCTTTGTTTCAAGTAATTGACATGATTAGAAGATCTGTAATATATGGTCAGGCATATGATCCATTTCAAGTTTTTTATGTTCTTGGAGTTACTATATTTTTCCTAACAATTGGAATTATCCTTTTATATAAATATCAGGATAAATTTATACTATATATCTAGGTGATAATTTGAGTGATAAGGTTATTACTGTAAATGATGTTTCAGTAAGATTTAATCTAAAAAAACAAGGTAAAATTAGTTTAAAAAATTATTTTAAAAACCTTAAAAATAGAGAGCTAATGTTTCAAGAGTTTTGGGCACTTCAGAATATTACTTTTGATGTAAATAAGGGTGATAGACTAGCTATTTTAGGTTTAAATGGTGCAGGAAAAAGTACTTTACTTAAAGTAATTGCTGGTGTTATGAAACCAAGTAAAGGGTCTGTTGAAACAAAAGGTAGGGTAGTACCTCTTTTGGAATTAAGTTCTGGTTTTGATAAAAGATATACTGGCCGCGAAAATATATTTTTAAGAGGAGCTACTTTGGGATTTTCTACAAAATACATGGAGGAACGTTTTGATGAAATTGTTGATTTTGCTGAAATAAGGAAATTTTTGAATGTTCCTGTTTCAAATTATTCTTCTGGAATGAGAGCAAGATTAGGGTTTTCAATTTCTACTATGGTTAATCCAGACATTCTCATATTAGATGAAGTTCTTTCGGTTGGTGATGCTAAATTTAGAAAGAAAAGTTTTAAAAAGATGATGGGGATGATTGAAAATAAGGATACTACTGTTCTTTTTGTTTCTCATTCAATAAAACAGGTAGAAAAATTATGTAATAAAGCAATACTTCTGGAAAACGGTAATTTAAAAATGTCTGGGGATGTAAAAGAAGTTGTGAAAGTTTATAAAGAAAAATATTAGATAATATAGAAATATTAGATGATTACAAGGTTAAAAAATGAATTTTAATTATAAATTATTTGCTATTATATTTAATATTTTTAACTTTTTTCCAATTAAAAAAGATGAAATTTCATTTATAATAGAAGGTAATTCATTTGATGGTAATTTAAAATATATTAAAAAAGAATTAGATACTAGGGGCTATTTTAAATATAATTTCATTTATAAGGACAAATTTTCTTTTAATAACATTAAATCCTTTAAATTTTTTTTTGAAATGATCTTCTTTTTATTAGAATTTTTCATTATTAAAACATATAAATTAGCTAAATCTAAATATATATTTCTGAATGATAATTTTTTTCCTATGGCATATATGAATTTTAGTGAAGATACTCTTGTTATACAACTTTGGCATGCTCCTGGTGCTTTTAAAAAATTTGGGTTCGAAATATTAGATGATAATAACATTAAAAATTTATTTAAATTAATCGGACCTAAAATTGATTATTTATTTGTTAGTTCTAATAATCTTTCTAAAATTTATCAAAAAGCTTTTTGTGTTGATGAAAATAAAATATTAGCTCTTGGAACTCCTAGAATAGATTATTATTTTAATAAAAATAATAATAATTCTGAAAATATTATGAAAATTAAGAATAAATTTGAAAAAGCTTATCCTGAGATTAAAGGTAAAAAAATAGTATTGTATGCTCCTACTTTTAGAACAAATAAAGAATTAAATGACAATATTTCTAACCATTTCAATGGTAATCTTTTTCAAAGAGAATTAGGGGATAAATATTGTCTTTTTTTTAAATCACATCCTAAATTCAATATTTCTAAGATTGATAATTCTATTGATGTAAGTGAATATGAAAATCTACAAGAATTATTATTAATTTCAGATATTTTAATCACAGATTATTCATCAGTAATGATAGAATATTCTATACTTTCTAAACCAATTATTTTTTATCCTTTTGATTTAGATTATTATTCTAATAATGAAAGAGGATTTTATTTTGATTATAATAATGTTCCTGGTCCCATAGCTAAAAATACTAAGGATATTATCAATATAATCCAAAATAATCATTTTGATATGGGTAAAATTGATAGTTTTTCAAATAAAAACCATGAATATTTAGATGATAAATCTTCTAAAAGGATTATTGACTATTTATTTGGAAAAGATAACTGATCTATTAATTTATTTTTTCAATTCATTTCATTTATATAATATTCAATTAATATTCAATTAAGTATTTTATTTAAATAATTAAATAATTAAATAATATTTAAATAATCTGAAATTCAATATTATAAATTATAAAAACTAATTAATTTGATAATATAGATAAACTAAACAATTTAAAATAATTTATTGATAGTGTACTTATGAATCCGAAAATCCAAATTGATGAATTGAGTATTTTGGATAACATTTTAAATTTATCTTTAAAAATAGAATTTAAAAGTCCAACTGAATATAATCCCTATCTAGAAATTATTTTTTCTAATTCAATTGAAAATAGAAGAATTCCTTTTAAAATTAGGGGCTTTTTTAGAGACAATATTTCTAATAATTGTTTTATATTAGCTAGTGAAACTTTTGAAATAAACCATATTTTTTGGAATAAGGATTTTATCGATGATATAAATATTAGCATTAGTTTAATATATGGAAATGATTTCATTGAAGAATTTTTAATAGATAAAACAAATTCTAACTTTAATTTTACATTAAAAGATAATGATTATGATCCAAAAATAGAGAATAATTTATTAAAACTTGAAGCTAGAAAAGATATACTAAAAAAAAAGCTGAATAATAGAAATAAGTTTACTTATAAATCAATAAGCTTTTTGGAAAGTTTTTTTTTATTCATACTTTCTATTCTAGCATTTCCTATTTTTTTTCTTGATGGATTTTTAGCTTCTAAAGGCTTAAAAAATAAATCTCCATTTTATTTAAAAGGAAGAAATACTTTTAAGTCAATATTACTTCATATAAATTGGAAAACTTTAAATTTTTCTGGATTTATATATGGTAAAAGATCATTTAAGATAGCTATAATGAAATTTTTATATATTTTCTTTAGAACGAAAAAAATTAAAGAAAACAAAATATTGTTTTTATCTGAAAGAAGAAATGATTTATCTGGAAATTTTGAATTTATATTCGATATTTTTAAAACTAATGATAAATTAGAGATATCAAAATTCTTAATTGATAAAAAAATAAAGGATTTAAGCTTTTCTGAAATGATTACTTTTGTTAATTCAATATCTACTTCTAAAATTATTCTTTTAGATGATTTTTATCCTAATATCCATAATTTCAAATTAAAAAAAGGTATTAAGCTTTTCCAACTATGGCATGCAGTTGGAGCATTTAAAACATTTGGTTTTTCAAG from Methanobrevibacter arboriphilus JCM 13429 = DSM 1125 encodes:
- a CDS encoding IspD/TarI family cytidylyltransferase, with product MIFAAILAGGTGTRMGNVGKPKQFLLLGDKPIIIHTIEKFYINQNFEGIIVLCPKQWVSHTEDLISKYIPDSKSIKVIEGGNLRNDTIMNAILYIENNFDINEDSIIVTHDSVRPFLTHRIIEENIKYTKEYGACDTVIPATDTIVKSEDNKFINSIPNRKHMYQGQTPQSFKINKLKQLYNNIPKEQKEILTDACKIFSINNEKVFLVKGEITNIKITYPYDLRVANSILK
- a CDS encoding alcohol dehydrogenase catalytic domain-containing protein, whose translation is MINIIYKLVSPKLFEEVYDEATDLDNKVVVRPTHLSICQADQRYFQGNRDPETLNEKLPMALIHEGIGEVINDNTGTFNEGDLVVIIPNTPTEEDDIIAENYLRSSNFRASGFDGFMQDYIISDSDRLVKISKDINREVASFTELISVSVHSIDRFSNFSHKRKKIIGVWGDGNLGYITSLLLKIFFPESKIIVFGKNNEKLNLFTFADETFRINEVPDEIKIDHAFECVGGRGSQPAINQIIDLINPEGTISLLGVSEYDVPMNTRMILEKGLLLFGTSRSGRSDFIKTIEIFKEHPKILKYLENIINDIIEIRTLNDINLAFEKDFNSSFGKTVLIWNK
- a CDS encoding ABC transporter permease, producing MAFGNIMDNRFIQNFMKYRYLLYELVKKSVKLEYRRSFLGVFWIFLSPLLYTIVLSIVFSTFLGKSVENYPVYLLCGRLAFDFFSGGSKAALRSLKKATIIKRIYVPKYIYPLASVLGKYVTFIMSLIVLALLVIVTGVVLTWHIFFVIIPFALLFFMTLGVGLTLATIVMFFRDVQHFWGVFTTLLMWGSALFYPVSVVPEKYQFIFDYNPLFQVIDMIRRSVIYGQAYDPFQVFYVLGVTIFFLTIGIILLYKYQDKFILYI
- a CDS encoding ABC transporter ATP-binding protein, with amino-acid sequence MSDKVITVNDVSVRFNLKKQGKISLKNYFKNLKNRELMFQEFWALQNITFDVNKGDRLAILGLNGAGKSTLLKVIAGVMKPSKGSVETKGRVVPLLELSSGFDKRYTGRENIFLRGATLGFSTKYMEERFDEIVDFAEIRKFLNVPVSNYSSGMRARLGFSISTMVNPDILILDEVLSVGDAKFRKKSFKKMMGMIENKDTTVLFVSHSIKQVEKLCNKAILLENGNLKMSGDVKEVVKVYKEKY
- a CDS encoding CDP-glycerol glycerophosphotransferase family protein, which gives rise to MNFNYKLFAIIFNIFNFFPIKKDEISFIIEGNSFDGNLKYIKKELDTRGYFKYNFIYKDKFSFNNIKSFKFFFEMIFFLLEFFIIKTYKLAKSKYIFLNDNFFPMAYMNFSEDTLVIQLWHAPGAFKKFGFEILDDNNIKNLFKLIGPKIDYLFVSSNNLSKIYQKAFCVDENKILALGTPRIDYYFNKNNNNSENIMKIKNKFEKAYPEIKGKKIVLYAPTFRTNKELNDNISNHFNGNLFQRELGDKYCLFFKSHPKFNISKIDNSIDVSEYENLQELLLISDILITDYSSVMIEYSILSKPIIFYPFDLDYYSNNERGFYFDYNNVPGPIAKNTKDIINIIQNNHFDMGKIDSFSNKNHEYLDDKSSKRIIDYLFGKDN
- a CDS encoding CDP-glycerol glycerophosphotransferase family protein; protein product: MNPKIQIDELSILDNILNLSLKIEFKSPTEYNPYLEIIFSNSIENRRIPFKIRGFFRDNISNNCFILASETFEINHIFWNKDFIDDINISISLIYGNDFIEEFLIDKTNSNFNFTLKDNDYDPKIENNLLKLEARKDILKKKLNNRNKFTYKSISFLESFFLFILSILAFPIFFLDGFLASKGLKNKSPFYLKGRNTFKSILLHINWKTLNFSGFIYGKRSFKIAIMKFLYIFFRTKKIKENKILFLSERRNDLSGNFEFIFDIFKTNDKLEISKFLIDKKIKDLSFSEMITFVNSISTSKIILLDDFYPNIHNFKLKKGIKLFQLWHAVGAFKTFGFSRLGKFGAANQDSPNHRSYDYAIVSSKNIKRFYSEGFGISDEKVIVTGIPRTDIFFDEEYGEKIINKIYREHPILKNKKVILFAPTFRGEGKDDAYYPKDKFNIETFFDLLGDIDKDEDDYLSNCILIVKHHPFIKEKMNIPKKYKDQVLDLSRYTEINDLLFITDLLITDYSSVIFEASILNIPMLFYSYDLEEYSKDRGFYFDYRIFVPGKIVFNLKDLVKAIYHNDFETFKVQKFKNMFFNDFDGKSSHRVANLILKLLNNEFNNK